A stretch of Myxococcus hansupus DNA encodes these proteins:
- a CDS encoding Hsp70 family protein, whose amino-acid sequence MSHVVGIDLGTTHSLVATLDGSGRPTLLPNRLGQRLTPSVVGLDAEGRLHVGESARAQLLVHPERTIAEVKRRMGLDLPVTLGDRRYSPTEVSALILRALREDAERALGGVVTEAVVTVPAYFSDAQRQATKDAGELAGLKVERLLNEPTAAALAYGVDHLDAEQYVLVYDLGGGTFDVSVLEMFQGVLDVKASAGNNQLGGSDFDQVLAAWLGEEFERAHGVSLKGNLGAQVRLKAAAEAAKIALTTVESTPVIVPYLANGRGGSPASLEVEVTRARFESMVEKLVRSTLEPMERALRDAKLSRESIAEVVMVGGSSRVPVVRRLVAEYFGRAPRDGVHPDEAVALGAALQAGLKTGAVSAAHGIMITDVSPFTLGVEVQTMAGRERVNGVFSPLIPRNTTVPVSRTETFATTADNQRAVEIRVFQGEGRLVRDNLLLDAYTVEGVPPARAGAEKVAVTFTYDINGILDVTTRIVSTGKEAVLVVDKRAQRLDPEQRKQARERLSREWDAGASPPVATPAAKPASSEADAEALLVAATERLATAPASVRPRLESLVEALRAARAKGDRVAAARLDAELTDLLFDLG is encoded by the coding sequence ATGAGTCACGTCGTCGGTATCGATCTGGGAACCACTCACTCGCTGGTGGCCACGCTGGATGGCTCGGGCCGTCCCACGCTGCTGCCCAACCGGTTGGGGCAGCGCCTTACGCCCTCGGTCGTCGGTCTGGATGCGGAGGGCCGGCTCCACGTGGGGGAATCGGCGCGCGCCCAGTTGCTCGTGCATCCCGAGCGCACCATCGCGGAGGTGAAGCGGCGCATGGGGCTGGACCTGCCCGTGACGCTGGGGGACCGGCGCTATAGCCCCACGGAGGTTTCCGCGCTCATCCTGCGGGCGCTGCGTGAAGACGCCGAACGCGCGCTGGGAGGCGTCGTGACGGAGGCCGTCGTCACGGTGCCCGCGTACTTCAGCGATGCGCAGCGGCAGGCCACCAAGGACGCGGGAGAGCTGGCGGGCCTCAAGGTGGAGCGGCTCCTCAACGAGCCCACCGCCGCCGCGCTGGCGTACGGCGTGGACCACTTGGACGCCGAGCAGTATGTGCTCGTCTATGACCTGGGCGGCGGCACCTTCGACGTGTCCGTGCTGGAGATGTTCCAGGGCGTGTTGGACGTGAAGGCCTCGGCGGGCAACAACCAGTTGGGCGGCAGTGACTTCGACCAGGTGCTGGCGGCCTGGCTCGGCGAGGAGTTCGAGCGGGCCCATGGCGTTTCGCTCAAGGGGAACCTGGGCGCGCAGGTGCGGCTGAAGGCCGCCGCGGAGGCCGCGAAGATCGCGCTCACGACGGTGGAGTCGACGCCGGTCATCGTGCCCTACCTCGCGAACGGACGCGGGGGCTCACCCGCCTCGCTGGAAGTCGAGGTGACGCGCGCCCGCTTCGAGTCGATGGTGGAGAAGCTGGTCCGCTCCACCCTGGAGCCGATGGAGCGCGCGCTGCGTGACGCGAAGCTGTCGCGTGAGTCCATCGCGGAAGTGGTGATGGTGGGAGGCAGCTCCCGCGTGCCGGTGGTGCGTCGTCTGGTGGCGGAGTACTTCGGACGCGCGCCGCGCGATGGCGTGCATCCCGACGAAGCGGTGGCCCTGGGGGCCGCGCTCCAGGCGGGCCTGAAGACGGGGGCGGTGAGTGCCGCGCACGGCATCATGATTACGGACGTGAGCCCCTTCACGCTCGGCGTGGAGGTCCAGACCATGGCGGGCCGGGAGCGGGTCAACGGCGTCTTCTCGCCGCTCATCCCGCGCAACACGACGGTGCCGGTGTCTCGCACGGAGACCTTCGCCACCACGGCGGACAACCAGCGCGCGGTGGAGATTCGCGTGTTCCAGGGCGAGGGCCGGTTGGTCCGCGACAACCTGTTGCTGGACGCCTACACCGTGGAGGGCGTGCCTCCCGCGCGTGCTGGCGCGGAGAAGGTGGCTGTCACCTTCACGTACGACATCAACGGCATCCTCGACGTCACCACGCGAATTGTCTCCACCGGCAAGGAGGCGGTGCTGGTGGTGGACAAGCGCGCGCAGCGGCTGGACCCCGAGCAGCGGAAACAAGCCCGGGAGCGGCTGTCGCGAGAGTGGGATGCGGGTGCCTCTCCGCCCGTCGCCACACCCGCGGCCAAACCGGCTTCCTCGGAGGCCGACGCCGAGGCGCTGCTGGTCGCCGCGACCGAGCGGCTGGCGACCGCGCCGGCCTCGGTGCGTCCCCGGTTGGAGTCGCTGGTGGAGGCCCTGCGTGCGGCTCGGGCGAAGGGGGACCGCGTGGCCGCGGCGCGCCTGGACGCCGAGCTGACGGACCTGCTGTTCGACCTGGGCTGA
- a CDS encoding S16 family serine protease, producing the protein MLLTELKRAVVLSPSTPAPRLALAEALFQERDFRGGAEHARRALDLGGGAPARRLLCAALLMDGRRDEALKLLADCLANAPRDARLRTELVVLLAEDRPDDALVHALEATEASPEELEHWRIVIGLCHRTNRPALALPALRRARRLSPEDARLREKVLGARAALGLPESTAMLDAPPVEQVAQALSLPTARAVIAEAKLEAAAVALGRGALMEAKRQLVLALASTRTGAAATFLRAELLWLEGKPQADVEAARRAAFEVPGAPGAAALRLGDSRLEAGDLEEAQALYARAAGNGEAAVAAGREAELSERRRELARDVPAVGRIGVLGWHPGGGHVSPLEAVAVPGRGVLRSSGHVGPEGRESADVAFSAARSRAPLLGLGDIVSRYDLHLHYTDTEVGKDGLSSGLALALAGLSAYAQRPLLARLAATGEVTLSGEVRRVGGVHEKLVAAYLEGVRVVLHPRRNLQDVATLPSEVARHLRLVAVDTLDEAWRAVQTAARAPGMDRW; encoded by the coding sequence GTGCTGCTGACCGAACTCAAACGCGCGGTGGTCCTGAGCCCGTCGACGCCCGCGCCTCGGCTCGCGCTGGCGGAGGCGCTCTTCCAGGAGCGGGACTTCCGTGGCGGCGCGGAGCATGCACGGCGCGCCCTGGACCTGGGCGGTGGTGCGCCCGCGAGGCGTCTGTTGTGCGCGGCGTTGTTGATGGATGGGCGGCGTGATGAAGCGCTGAAGTTGTTGGCGGACTGCCTTGCCAATGCGCCTCGCGACGCGCGGCTCCGCACGGAGCTGGTCGTGTTGCTGGCGGAGGACCGGCCCGACGACGCCCTGGTGCATGCGCTCGAGGCGACGGAGGCTTCTCCAGAGGAACTGGAGCACTGGCGCATCGTGATTGGGTTGTGCCATCGCACGAACCGGCCCGCTCTGGCGCTGCCCGCGCTGAGGCGCGCTCGGAGGCTGTCCCCCGAGGACGCGCGGTTGCGCGAGAAGGTGCTCGGTGCCCGTGCCGCGCTGGGACTCCCTGAGTCCACGGCCATGCTGGACGCCCCGCCGGTAGAGCAGGTCGCGCAGGCGCTCTCGCTGCCCACGGCCCGCGCGGTGATTGCCGAGGCGAAGTTGGAGGCCGCGGCGGTGGCGCTCGGGCGAGGGGCGCTCATGGAGGCCAAGCGGCAGCTCGTGCTGGCGCTCGCGTCCACGCGGACAGGGGCGGCGGCCACTTTCCTTCGCGCGGAGCTCCTGTGGCTGGAAGGCAAGCCCCAGGCCGACGTGGAAGCGGCCCGCCGCGCCGCGTTCGAGGTGCCCGGGGCTCCTGGCGCCGCCGCGTTGCGCTTGGGGGACAGCCGGCTCGAAGCGGGTGACTTGGAGGAGGCGCAGGCGCTCTACGCGCGTGCCGCGGGAAACGGCGAGGCGGCCGTGGCGGCGGGCCGCGAAGCGGAGCTGTCCGAGCGGCGTCGCGAGCTCGCACGGGATGTGCCCGCGGTGGGGCGCATTGGCGTGCTCGGGTGGCATCCCGGCGGCGGACATGTCTCGCCGCTCGAGGCCGTGGCGGTGCCTGGGCGTGGCGTGTTGCGGAGCAGCGGCCACGTGGGGCCCGAGGGCAGGGAGTCCGCCGACGTGGCCTTCAGCGCGGCGCGTTCGCGAGCACCGTTGTTGGGGCTGGGCGACATCGTGAGCCGGTATGACCTGCACCTGCACTACACGGACACCGAGGTGGGCAAGGACGGCCTGTCGAGCGGCCTGGCGTTGGCCCTCGCGGGGCTGTCCGCCTACGCGCAGCGCCCGTTGCTGGCGCGCCTGGCCGCCACGGGAGAGGTGACGCTGTCCGGCGAGGTGCGGAGGGTGGGCGGCGTGCACGAGAAGTTGGTGGCCGCGTACCTGGAGGGGGTTCGCGTGGTGCTGCACCCACGGCGCAACCTCCAGGACGTGGCGACGCTGCCGTCCGAGGTTGCGCGCCACCTGCGACTGGTCGCGGTGGATACGTTGGATGAAGCGTGGCGGGCCGTGCAGACGGCGGCGCGCGCTCCAGGAATGGATCGATGGTGA